A window of the Lactuca sativa cultivar Salinas chromosome 5, Lsat_Salinas_v11, whole genome shotgun sequence genome harbors these coding sequences:
- the LOC111885045 gene encoding probable starch synthase 4, chloroplastic/amyloplastic isoform X4, producing the protein MNQFFKGEDVYGGSYNELEAYLFFSRACLEWMQVTGTQPDVIHVHEWQTGVLPLLYWDIYHHLSLQKPRIVLTIHNMEHYGECRQEQLQKCGLDGSLYATIDKAIDDRTIGHNPERLSLLKGGIVYSNSVVTVSPTYLQETLCSGWLSSALMTNHDKYYGILNGIDTVMWNPASDVFLPTNYHAQNTGGKKVCKKYLQRGFGLILEGRERVPLVVCISRLVAQKGLHLIRHAINHIQEIGGQMIVLGKAPDSRVQREFEALADLHNKGSTIRILLMYSEELSHMLYAGGDMVLVPSIYEPCGLAQMIGMRYGSVPIVRKTGGLADTVFDMDDESHPEIANGFVFEGIDEGSLSCALDRAFSYYQEKPIEWENIVQRVMQIDNSWNKTAGKYIDVYNSIRVRW; encoded by the exons ATGAACCAATTCTTTAAAGGGGAAGATGTATATGGAGGCTCTTACAATGAATTGGAAGCTTATTTGTTTTTCAGTCGAGCTTGCCTTGAATGGATGCAG GTAACTGGAACACAACCTGATGTCATACATGTCCATGAATGGCAGACAGGTGTACTTCCACTCCTCTATTGGGACATTTATCATCATCTTTCACTTCAG AAACCAAGAATAGTATTGACAATCCATAACATGGAACATTATGGGGAGTGCAG ACAAGAGCAGCTTCAAAAGTGTGGTCTTGATGGATCTTTATATGCAACTATTGACAAA GCAATTGATGATAGAACTATTGGCCATAATCCTGAGAGGCTAAGTTTATTGAAAGGTGGCATTGTATACAGCAATTCAGTAGT TACAGTTTCTCCAACTTACCTTCAAGAAACACTGTGTTCTGGATGGCTTTCAAGTGCTTTGATGACAAATCATGACAA GTACTATGGTATTCTTAATGGGATTGATACTGTTATGTGGAATCCTGCTTCTGATGTTTTCTTACCTACCAATTATCATG ctcaaaacaCTGGTGGAAAGAAAGTATGCAAGAAATATCTCCAAAGGGGATTTGGTTTGATTCTAGAAGGACGTGAAAGAGTGCCTTTAGTTGTTTGCATTTCTCGATTAGTTGCTCAAAAAGGTCTTCATTTAATCAGACATGCCATCAATCATATTCAAGAAATT GGTGGACAAATGATTGTTCTTGGAAAAGCTCCAGATAGTAGGGTTCAAAGAGAATTTGAAGCTCTAGCTGATTTG CATAACAAAGGTTCAACAATTCGCATACTCTTAATGTACAG TGAGGAGTTGTCACACATGCTGTATGCAGGTGGTGACATGGTGTTGGTTCCTTCAATATATGAGCCATGTGGCCTAGCTCAGATGATCGGAATGCGTTATGGATCA GTACCGATAGTAAGAAAAACTGGTGGTCTTGCTGACACTGTTTTTGATATGGATGATGAGTCGCATCCCGAGATTGCCAACGG gtTTGTCTTTGAAGGAATTGATGAAGGCTCCCTAAGTTGTGCTCTTGATCGAGCATTTTCGTATTACCAAGAAA AACCGATTGAGTGGGAGAATATCGTTCAAAGAGTTATGCAAATCGATAACAGCTGGAACAAAACAGCTGGCAAGTACATTGATGTATACAATTCGATAAGAGTGAGATGGTGA
- the LOC111885045 gene encoding uncharacterized protein LOC111885045 isoform X2, translating into MDISSIAVNSSVYGVLPTKTSDCFTVSIGKRKNSNNNKFLFGFSNRSSLNLKIQAVHLDEVAADNPKSLTNTRLKDIEWPSPSDKIPFWKREFQTWDSNSEVPVNTEKDSDLLHVIHVTAEMAPIAKVGGLGDVVTGLSRACLSRGHKVDIMLPFYECIQKENIQEISLMSTYNSYYDGNWIETNAYSGMVSGIPVILLEPMNQFFKGEDVYGGSYNELEAYLFFSRACLEWMQVTGTQPDVIHVHEWQTGVLPLLYWDIYHHLSLQKPRIVLTIHNMEHYGECRQEQLQKCGLDGSLYATIDKAIDDRTIGHNPERLSLLKGGIVYSNSVVTVSPTYLQETLCSGWLSSALMTNHDKYYGILNGIDTVMWNPASDVFLPTNYHAQNTGGKKVCKKYLQRGFGLILEGRERVPLVVCISRLVAQKGLHLIRHAINHIQEIGGQMIVLGKAPDSRVQREFEALADLHNKGSTIRILLMYSEELSHMLYAGGDMVLVPSIYEPCGLAQMIGMRYGSVPIVRKTGGLADTVFDMDDESHPEIANGTD; encoded by the exons ATGGATATATCCAGTATTGCTGTCAATTCTTCTGTTTATGGGGTTCTCCCAACCAAAACATCAGATTGCTTCACTGTTTCAATTGGAAAGAGGAAGAACAGTAACAACAACAAGTTTTTATTTGGTTTCTCAAATCGGTCTTCACTCAATCTCAAAATTCAAGCTGTTCATCTGGACGAG GTAGCTGCTGACAATCCAAAATCTTTAACTAATACAAGACTAAAAGACATTGAATGGCCTTCTCCAAGTGACAAAATCCCATTCTGGAAAAGGGAATTCCAGACTTGGGATTCCAATTCCGAAGTTCCTGTCAACACAGAGAAAGACTCTGATCTTTTGCATGTTATTCATGTAACTGCTGAAATGGCACCAATAGCAAAAGTTGGTGGACTTGGTGATGTAGTAACTGGGCTATCTCGTGCATGTTTATCACGTGGACATAAAGTTGACATTATGCTTCCTTTCTATGAATGCATTCAGAAAGAAAATATCCAAGAAATCTCACTAATGTCTACTTACAATTCATATTATGATGGAAACTGGATTGAAACTAATGCATACTCTGGAATGGTATCTGGCATTCCAGTTATACTTTTGGAACCAATGAACCAATTCTTTAAAGGGGAAGATGTATATGGAGGCTCTTACAATGAATTGGAAGCTTATTTGTTTTTCAGTCGAGCTTGCCTTGAATGGATGCAG GTAACTGGAACACAACCTGATGTCATACATGTCCATGAATGGCAGACAGGTGTACTTCCACTCCTCTATTGGGACATTTATCATCATCTTTCACTTCAG AAACCAAGAATAGTATTGACAATCCATAACATGGAACATTATGGGGAGTGCAG ACAAGAGCAGCTTCAAAAGTGTGGTCTTGATGGATCTTTATATGCAACTATTGACAAA GCAATTGATGATAGAACTATTGGCCATAATCCTGAGAGGCTAAGTTTATTGAAAGGTGGCATTGTATACAGCAATTCAGTAGT TACAGTTTCTCCAACTTACCTTCAAGAAACACTGTGTTCTGGATGGCTTTCAAGTGCTTTGATGACAAATCATGACAA GTACTATGGTATTCTTAATGGGATTGATACTGTTATGTGGAATCCTGCTTCTGATGTTTTCTTACCTACCAATTATCATG ctcaaaacaCTGGTGGAAAGAAAGTATGCAAGAAATATCTCCAAAGGGGATTTGGTTTGATTCTAGAAGGACGTGAAAGAGTGCCTTTAGTTGTTTGCATTTCTCGATTAGTTGCTCAAAAAGGTCTTCATTTAATCAGACATGCCATCAATCATATTCAAGAAATT GGTGGACAAATGATTGTTCTTGGAAAAGCTCCAGATAGTAGGGTTCAAAGAGAATTTGAAGCTCTAGCTGATTTG CATAACAAAGGTTCAACAATTCGCATACTCTTAATGTACAG TGAGGAGTTGTCACACATGCTGTATGCAGGTGGTGACATGGTGTTGGTTCCTTCAATATATGAGCCATGTGGCCTAGCTCAGATGATCGGAATGCGTTATGGATCA GTACCGATAGTAAGAAAAACTGGTGGTCTTGCTGACACTGTTTTTGATATGGATGATGAGTCGCATCCCGAGATTGCCAACGG AACCGATTGA
- the LOC111885045 gene encoding uncharacterized protein LOC111885045 isoform X1 yields the protein MDISSIAVNSSVYGVLPTKTSDCFTVSIGKRKNSNNNKFLFGFSNRSSLNLKIQAVHLDEVAADNPKSLTNTRLKDIEWPSPSDKIPFWKREFQTWDSNSEVPVNTEKDSDLLHVIHVTAEMAPIAKVGGLGDVVTGLSRACLSRGHKVDIMLPFYECIQKENIQEISLMSTYNSYYDGNWIETNAYSGMVSGIPVILLEPMNQFFKGEDVYGGSYNELEAYLFFSRACLEWMQVTGTQPDVIHVHEWQTGVLPLLYWDIYHHLSLQKPRIVLTIHNMEHYGECRQEQLQKCGLDGSLYATIDKAIDDRTIGHNPERLSLLKGGIVYSNSVVTVSPTYLQETLCSGWLSSALMTNHDKYYGILNGIDTVMWNPASDVFLPTNYHAQNTGGKKVCKKYLQRGFGLILEGRERVPLVVCISRLVAQKGLHLIRHAINHIQEIGGQMIVLGKAPDSRVQREFEALADLHNKGSTIRILLMYSEELSHMLYAGGDMVLVPSIYEPCGLAQMIGMRYGSVPIVRKTGGLADTVFDMDDESHPEIANGFVFEGIDEGSLSCALDRAFSYYQEKPIEWENIVQRVMQIDNSWNKTAGKYIDVYNSIRVRW from the exons ATGGATATATCCAGTATTGCTGTCAATTCTTCTGTTTATGGGGTTCTCCCAACCAAAACATCAGATTGCTTCACTGTTTCAATTGGAAAGAGGAAGAACAGTAACAACAACAAGTTTTTATTTGGTTTCTCAAATCGGTCTTCACTCAATCTCAAAATTCAAGCTGTTCATCTGGACGAG GTAGCTGCTGACAATCCAAAATCTTTAACTAATACAAGACTAAAAGACATTGAATGGCCTTCTCCAAGTGACAAAATCCCATTCTGGAAAAGGGAATTCCAGACTTGGGATTCCAATTCCGAAGTTCCTGTCAACACAGAGAAAGACTCTGATCTTTTGCATGTTATTCATGTAACTGCTGAAATGGCACCAATAGCAAAAGTTGGTGGACTTGGTGATGTAGTAACTGGGCTATCTCGTGCATGTTTATCACGTGGACATAAAGTTGACATTATGCTTCCTTTCTATGAATGCATTCAGAAAGAAAATATCCAAGAAATCTCACTAATGTCTACTTACAATTCATATTATGATGGAAACTGGATTGAAACTAATGCATACTCTGGAATGGTATCTGGCATTCCAGTTATACTTTTGGAACCAATGAACCAATTCTTTAAAGGGGAAGATGTATATGGAGGCTCTTACAATGAATTGGAAGCTTATTTGTTTTTCAGTCGAGCTTGCCTTGAATGGATGCAG GTAACTGGAACACAACCTGATGTCATACATGTCCATGAATGGCAGACAGGTGTACTTCCACTCCTCTATTGGGACATTTATCATCATCTTTCACTTCAG AAACCAAGAATAGTATTGACAATCCATAACATGGAACATTATGGGGAGTGCAG ACAAGAGCAGCTTCAAAAGTGTGGTCTTGATGGATCTTTATATGCAACTATTGACAAA GCAATTGATGATAGAACTATTGGCCATAATCCTGAGAGGCTAAGTTTATTGAAAGGTGGCATTGTATACAGCAATTCAGTAGT TACAGTTTCTCCAACTTACCTTCAAGAAACACTGTGTTCTGGATGGCTTTCAAGTGCTTTGATGACAAATCATGACAA GTACTATGGTATTCTTAATGGGATTGATACTGTTATGTGGAATCCTGCTTCTGATGTTTTCTTACCTACCAATTATCATG ctcaaaacaCTGGTGGAAAGAAAGTATGCAAGAAATATCTCCAAAGGGGATTTGGTTTGATTCTAGAAGGACGTGAAAGAGTGCCTTTAGTTGTTTGCATTTCTCGATTAGTTGCTCAAAAAGGTCTTCATTTAATCAGACATGCCATCAATCATATTCAAGAAATT GGTGGACAAATGATTGTTCTTGGAAAAGCTCCAGATAGTAGGGTTCAAAGAGAATTTGAAGCTCTAGCTGATTTG CATAACAAAGGTTCAACAATTCGCATACTCTTAATGTACAG TGAGGAGTTGTCACACATGCTGTATGCAGGTGGTGACATGGTGTTGGTTCCTTCAATATATGAGCCATGTGGCCTAGCTCAGATGATCGGAATGCGTTATGGATCA GTACCGATAGTAAGAAAAACTGGTGGTCTTGCTGACACTGTTTTTGATATGGATGATGAGTCGCATCCCGAGATTGCCAACGG gtTTGTCTTTGAAGGAATTGATGAAGGCTCCCTAAGTTGTGCTCTTGATCGAGCATTTTCGTATTACCAAGAAA AACCGATTGAGTGGGAGAATATCGTTCAAAGAGTTATGCAAATCGATAACAGCTGGAACAAAACAGCTGGCAAGTACATTGATGTATACAATTCGATAAGAGTGAGATGGTGA
- the LOC111885045 gene encoding probable starch synthase 4, chloroplastic/amyloplastic isoform X3 — translation MAPIAKVGGLGDVVTGLSRACLSRGHKVDIMLPFYECIQKENIQEISLMSTYNSYYDGNWIETNAYSGMVSGIPVILLEPMNQFFKGEDVYGGSYNELEAYLFFSRACLEWMQVTGTQPDVIHVHEWQTGVLPLLYWDIYHHLSLQKPRIVLTIHNMEHYGECRQEQLQKCGLDGSLYATIDKAIDDRTIGHNPERLSLLKGGIVYSNSVVTVSPTYLQETLCSGWLSSALMTNHDKYYGILNGIDTVMWNPASDVFLPTNYHAQNTGGKKVCKKYLQRGFGLILEGRERVPLVVCISRLVAQKGLHLIRHAINHIQEIGGQMIVLGKAPDSRVQREFEALADLHNKGSTIRILLMYSEELSHMLYAGGDMVLVPSIYEPCGLAQMIGMRYGSVPIVRKTGGLADTVFDMDDESHPEIANGFVFEGIDEGSLSCALDRAFSYYQEKPIEWENIVQRVMQIDNSWNKTAGKYIDVYNSIRVRW, via the exons ATGGCACCAATAGCAAAAGTTGGTGGACTTGGTGATGTAGTAACTGGGCTATCTCGTGCATGTTTATCACGTGGACATAAAGTTGACATTATGCTTCCTTTCTATGAATGCATTCAGAAAGAAAATATCCAAGAAATCTCACTAATGTCTACTTACAATTCATATTATGATGGAAACTGGATTGAAACTAATGCATACTCTGGAATGGTATCTGGCATTCCAGTTATACTTTTGGAACCAATGAACCAATTCTTTAAAGGGGAAGATGTATATGGAGGCTCTTACAATGAATTGGAAGCTTATTTGTTTTTCAGTCGAGCTTGCCTTGAATGGATGCAG GTAACTGGAACACAACCTGATGTCATACATGTCCATGAATGGCAGACAGGTGTACTTCCACTCCTCTATTGGGACATTTATCATCATCTTTCACTTCAG AAACCAAGAATAGTATTGACAATCCATAACATGGAACATTATGGGGAGTGCAG ACAAGAGCAGCTTCAAAAGTGTGGTCTTGATGGATCTTTATATGCAACTATTGACAAA GCAATTGATGATAGAACTATTGGCCATAATCCTGAGAGGCTAAGTTTATTGAAAGGTGGCATTGTATACAGCAATTCAGTAGT TACAGTTTCTCCAACTTACCTTCAAGAAACACTGTGTTCTGGATGGCTTTCAAGTGCTTTGATGACAAATCATGACAA GTACTATGGTATTCTTAATGGGATTGATACTGTTATGTGGAATCCTGCTTCTGATGTTTTCTTACCTACCAATTATCATG ctcaaaacaCTGGTGGAAAGAAAGTATGCAAGAAATATCTCCAAAGGGGATTTGGTTTGATTCTAGAAGGACGTGAAAGAGTGCCTTTAGTTGTTTGCATTTCTCGATTAGTTGCTCAAAAAGGTCTTCATTTAATCAGACATGCCATCAATCATATTCAAGAAATT GGTGGACAAATGATTGTTCTTGGAAAAGCTCCAGATAGTAGGGTTCAAAGAGAATTTGAAGCTCTAGCTGATTTG CATAACAAAGGTTCAACAATTCGCATACTCTTAATGTACAG TGAGGAGTTGTCACACATGCTGTATGCAGGTGGTGACATGGTGTTGGTTCCTTCAATATATGAGCCATGTGGCCTAGCTCAGATGATCGGAATGCGTTATGGATCA GTACCGATAGTAAGAAAAACTGGTGGTCTTGCTGACACTGTTTTTGATATGGATGATGAGTCGCATCCCGAGATTGCCAACGG gtTTGTCTTTGAAGGAATTGATGAAGGCTCCCTAAGTTGTGCTCTTGATCGAGCATTTTCGTATTACCAAGAAA AACCGATTGAGTGGGAGAATATCGTTCAAAGAGTTATGCAAATCGATAACAGCTGGAACAAAACAGCTGGCAAGTACATTGATGTATACAATTCGATAAGAGTGAGATGGTGA
- the LOC111885046 gene encoding YTH domain-containing protein ECT1 isoform X2: MRNISNQSEPLNASGAPTPVNPSNIFAPPEQTYFYGGYDDGSANWGDYSNYVHANNLQIVPPAIYNENASSLLFHPAYGFDYSQFSPVASPMSPIMIDGQLFSPHQVPISPSYYSQPVSPNLPQTDLSPQPNSGMQMQEGLGDNVFMAPSPGSGYYLQYGSFGGVNVNGNPSGNNNFGYYKYPGDIGSNESMSSDTSSFVSPITSGGLYPAPLGILGSYEHIFSQIPQQQAGYGYGYGSVSGSGSSTRRYPQSGSFRGHNYGNNSIFQGEASRLNRFIPEKGGKHRDKDGISMISEPHGTTSDRNRGPRASKAKGEQILSPEGKIDLYNQPDFVTSYENAKFFVIKSFSEDNVHKSIKYSVWASTPLGNRKLDAAYQEAKESEANCPVFLFFSVNASGQFCGVAEMVGPVDFVNDAEYWQQDRWSGQFRVKWHIIKDVPNSRFRHILLENNDNKPVTHSRDSQEVKLEVGIAMLKIFKDHDAETSILDDFGFYDEREKDLQEKRSKEREFTKNTLNVNDTSITQLADKVADSLHVDEKTEIQ; encoded by the exons ATGAGAAATATATCCAACCAATCAGAACCATTGAATGCAAGTGGAGCTCCAACCCCTGTAAATCCATCCAATATTTTTGCTCCTCCAGAGCAAACCTACTTTTATGGAG GTTATGATGATGGGTCAGCTAACTGGGGAGACTATTCTAATTATGTTCATGCTAATAACTTGCAGATTGTGCCTCCG GCAATTTACAATGAGAATGCATCATCACTATTATTTCACCCTGCATATGGATTCGATTACAGCCAGTTTTCTCCTGTTGCTAGTCCCATGTCTCCAATAATGATAGATGGACAGCTGTTTTCACCTCATCAAGTTCCAATCTCTCCTTCTTACTACTCACAGCCTGTTTCTCCTAACTTACCTCAAACCGATCTTTCACCACAACCAAACAGTGGGATGCAAATGCAAGAGGGTCTTGGGGACAATGTTTTTATGGCTCCAAGTCCAGGATCAGGTTATTATTTACAATATGGTTCTTTTGGTGGTGTGAATGTGAATGGAAACCCTTCTGGAAATAACAATTTTGGATATTATAAATATCCAGGAGACATTGGGTCTAATGAATCAATGTCTTCAGATACTAGTAGCTTTGTGTCTCCAATCACATCTGGGGGTTTATACCCTGCTCCACTTGGTATTCTTGGGTCATATGAACACATTTTTAGTCAG ATTCCGCAACAGCAGGCTGGATACGGATACGGATACGGGTCAGTATCCGGATCCGGATCCTCCACAAGACGCTACCCACAAAGCGGATCTTTTCGAGGGCAtaactatggaaacaattccatttTTCAAGGGGAAGCAAGTCGCCTGAACCGTTTCATCCCTGAAAAAGGAGGGAAACATAGGGACAAAGATGGAATTAGCATGATTAGTGAACCACATGGTACTACCAGTGATCGAAACAGGGGACCAAGGGCGTCAAAGGCAAAAGGAGAGCAGATATTATCTCCCGAGGGTAAAATCGACCTTTACAATCAACCGGATTTTGTCACGAGTTATGAGAATGCAAAATTCTTTGTAATAAAGTCTTTTAGTGAAGATAATGTCCATAAAAGTATCAAGTATAGTGTTTGGGCAAGTACCCCTTTGGGAAACAGAAAACTTGATGCTGCTTATCAAGAAGCAAAGGAATCTGAAGCCAATTGTCcagtctttctcttcttttct GTAAATGCAAGTGGACAGTTTTGTGGAGTTGCAGAAATGGTGGGACCCGTAGATTTTGTGAATGATGCAGAGTATTGGCAGCAGGACAGGTGGAGTGGCCAATTCCGTGTCAAATGGCACATCATCAAAGACGTTCCAAATAGCCGATTCCGACATATTCTTCTTGAAAATAATGACAACAAACCTGTTACTCATAGCAGAGATTCACAAGAG GTGAAACTAGAAGTGGGGATTGCAATGTTGAAGATCTTTAAAGATCATGATGCAGAGACATCAATCTTGGATGATTTTGGTTTCTATGATGAACGAGAGAAGGATTTGCAGGAAAAAAGGTCAAAAGAGCGTGAATTTACCAAAAACACCCTCAATGTCAATGATACTTCAATAACTCAACTTGCTGATAAAGTTGCAGACTCCCTCCATGTGGATGAGAAGACGGAAATAcagtaa
- the LOC111885046 gene encoding YTH domain-containing protein ECT1 isoform X1, whose protein sequence is MEEKGQQGKDRVSPASISALPLHGDGLVPDNYMDKPLSPKDERIVSPNPSPDAALTGSMRNISNQSEPLNASGAPTPVNPSNIFAPPEQTYFYGGYDDGSANWGDYSNYVHANNLQIVPPAIYNENASSLLFHPAYGFDYSQFSPVASPMSPIMIDGQLFSPHQVPISPSYYSQPVSPNLPQTDLSPQPNSGMQMQEGLGDNVFMAPSPGSGYYLQYGSFGGVNVNGNPSGNNNFGYYKYPGDIGSNESMSSDTSSFVSPITSGGLYPAPLGILGSYEHIFSQIPQQQAGYGYGYGSVSGSGSSTRRYPQSGSFRGHNYGNNSIFQGEASRLNRFIPEKGGKHRDKDGISMISEPHGTTSDRNRGPRASKAKGEQILSPEGKIDLYNQPDFVTSYENAKFFVIKSFSEDNVHKSIKYSVWASTPLGNRKLDAAYQEAKESEANCPVFLFFSVNASGQFCGVAEMVGPVDFVNDAEYWQQDRWSGQFRVKWHIIKDVPNSRFRHILLENNDNKPVTHSRDSQEVKLEVGIAMLKIFKDHDAETSILDDFGFYDEREKDLQEKRSKEREFTKNTLNVNDTSITQLADKVADSLHVDEKTEIQ, encoded by the exons ATGGAAGAAAAAGGTCAACAGGGAAAAGATCGAGTCTCTCCTGCTTCAATCTCAGCTTTGCCCTTACATG GTGATGGGCTTGTGCCTGATAACTACATGGATAAG CCACTTTCTCCCAAAGATGAAAGGATTGTTTCTCCAAATCCTTCTCCAGATGCAGCCCTCACAGGTTCCATGAGAAATATATCCAACCAATCAGAACCATTGAATGCAAGTGGAGCTCCAACCCCTGTAAATCCATCCAATATTTTTGCTCCTCCAGAGCAAACCTACTTTTATGGAG GTTATGATGATGGGTCAGCTAACTGGGGAGACTATTCTAATTATGTTCATGCTAATAACTTGCAGATTGTGCCTCCG GCAATTTACAATGAGAATGCATCATCACTATTATTTCACCCTGCATATGGATTCGATTACAGCCAGTTTTCTCCTGTTGCTAGTCCCATGTCTCCAATAATGATAGATGGACAGCTGTTTTCACCTCATCAAGTTCCAATCTCTCCTTCTTACTACTCACAGCCTGTTTCTCCTAACTTACCTCAAACCGATCTTTCACCACAACCAAACAGTGGGATGCAAATGCAAGAGGGTCTTGGGGACAATGTTTTTATGGCTCCAAGTCCAGGATCAGGTTATTATTTACAATATGGTTCTTTTGGTGGTGTGAATGTGAATGGAAACCCTTCTGGAAATAACAATTTTGGATATTATAAATATCCAGGAGACATTGGGTCTAATGAATCAATGTCTTCAGATACTAGTAGCTTTGTGTCTCCAATCACATCTGGGGGTTTATACCCTGCTCCACTTGGTATTCTTGGGTCATATGAACACATTTTTAGTCAG ATTCCGCAACAGCAGGCTGGATACGGATACGGATACGGGTCAGTATCCGGATCCGGATCCTCCACAAGACGCTACCCACAAAGCGGATCTTTTCGAGGGCAtaactatggaaacaattccatttTTCAAGGGGAAGCAAGTCGCCTGAACCGTTTCATCCCTGAAAAAGGAGGGAAACATAGGGACAAAGATGGAATTAGCATGATTAGTGAACCACATGGTACTACCAGTGATCGAAACAGGGGACCAAGGGCGTCAAAGGCAAAAGGAGAGCAGATATTATCTCCCGAGGGTAAAATCGACCTTTACAATCAACCGGATTTTGTCACGAGTTATGAGAATGCAAAATTCTTTGTAATAAAGTCTTTTAGTGAAGATAATGTCCATAAAAGTATCAAGTATAGTGTTTGGGCAAGTACCCCTTTGGGAAACAGAAAACTTGATGCTGCTTATCAAGAAGCAAAGGAATCTGAAGCCAATTGTCcagtctttctcttcttttct GTAAATGCAAGTGGACAGTTTTGTGGAGTTGCAGAAATGGTGGGACCCGTAGATTTTGTGAATGATGCAGAGTATTGGCAGCAGGACAGGTGGAGTGGCCAATTCCGTGTCAAATGGCACATCATCAAAGACGTTCCAAATAGCCGATTCCGACATATTCTTCTTGAAAATAATGACAACAAACCTGTTACTCATAGCAGAGATTCACAAGAG GTGAAACTAGAAGTGGGGATTGCAATGTTGAAGATCTTTAAAGATCATGATGCAGAGACATCAATCTTGGATGATTTTGGTTTCTATGATGAACGAGAGAAGGATTTGCAGGAAAAAAGGTCAAAAGAGCGTGAATTTACCAAAAACACCCTCAATGTCAATGATACTTCAATAACTCAACTTGCTGATAAAGTTGCAGACTCCCTCCATGTGGATGAGAAGACGGAAATAcagtaa